In one Diprion similis isolate iyDipSimi1 chromosome 6, iyDipSimi1.1, whole genome shotgun sequence genomic region, the following are encoded:
- the LOC124406551 gene encoding gram-negative bacteria-binding protein 3-like: MGTPLVEVLKPYGFRVSIPNAPGVELFAFHGNINKKMTGKEAGEFSVDVVSKENGRWSYTNSTTLLNPGDTLYFWTHVRVNGVGHERFQEFHVPEWMLTS; the protein is encoded by the exons ATGGGGACTCCTCTTGTTGAAGTATTGAAGCCTTACGGATTCCGCGTATCAATTCCGAACGCACCCGGCGTTGAGCTGTTTGCTTTCCACGGCAACATCAACAAGAAAATGACGG GCAAAGAAGCCGGGGAGTTTTCCGTGGACGTCGTTTCAAAAGAAAACGGACGATGGAGCTACACTAATTCGACGACCTTGCTGAATCCGGGAGACACCCTGTACTTCTGGACCCACGTGCGTGTTAATGGAGTCGGACACGAGagatttcaagaatttcacgTGCCCGAGTGGATGCTTACGTCTTAA
- the LOC124406617 gene encoding gram-negative bacteria-binding protein 3-like isoform X2 has translation MGRKRFALMAVLVTSIIVNVDSYDTPTPLIEVLKPYGFRVSIPDSPGVELFAFHGNINEKMVGNEAGTYSVDITTKKNGRWTYTNPTASLNPGDTLYFWTHVRVNGVGYEKLFQEFHVPEETPENDGDSNDDKPQSEDEDVFTFSP, from the exons ATGGGGAGGAAAAGGTTTGCCCTTATGGCGGTATTGGTCACGAGCATTATCGTAAACGTTGACAGTTACGATACGCCCACGCCTCTTATTGAAGTATTGAAGCCTTACGGATTTCGCGTATCAATTCCTGACTCGCCTGGCGTTGAGCTGTTTGCTTTCCACGGCAACATCAACGAGAAAATGGTTGGTAA CGAAGCCGGGACGTACTCCGTGGACAtcactacaaaaaaaaacggacgATGGACCTACACTAATCCGACGGCCTCGCTGAATCCAGGAGACACTCTGTACTTCTGGACCCACGTGCGTGTCAATGGAGTCGGATACGAGAAActatttcaagaatttcacgTGCCCGAGGAGACTCCTGAGAATGATGGTGACTCAAACGATGACAAACCTCAGTCAGAAGATGAAGATGTATTCACTTTTTCTCCGTAA
- the LOC124406617 gene encoding gram-negative bacteria-binding protein 3-like isoform X1 has product MGRKRFALMAVLVTSIIVNVDSYDTPTPLIEVLKPYGFRVSIPDSPGVELFAFHGNINEKMVGNEAGTYSVDITTKKNGRWTYTNPTASLNPGDTLYFWTHVRVNGVGYEKLFQEFHVPEETPENDGDSNDDKPQSEDEDVFTFSP; this is encoded by the exons ATGGGGAGGAAAAGGTTTGCCCTTATGGCGGTATTGGTCACGAGCATTATCGTAAACGTTGACAGTTACGATACGCCCACGCCTCTTATTGAAGTATTGAAGCCTTACGGATTTCGCGTATCAATTCCTGACTCGCCTGGCGTTGAGCTGTTTGCTTTCCACGGCAACATCAACGAGAAAATGGTTG GCAACGAAGCCGGGACGTACTCCGTGGACAtcactacaaaaaaaaacggacgATGGACCTACACTAATCCGACGGCCTCGCTGAATCCAGGAGACACTCTGTACTTCTGGACCCACGTGCGTGTCAATGGAGTCGGATACGAGAAActatttcaagaatttcacgTGCCCGAGGAGACTCCTGAGAATGATGGTGACTCAAACGATGACAAACCTCAGTCAGAAGATGAAGATGTATTCACTTTTTCTCCGTAA